The following proteins are encoded in a genomic region of Candidatus Poribacteria bacterium:
- a CDS encoding RNA polymerase sigma factor, with the protein MEKDDVQLIRRILSGDDEAFTTLVGKYQKGVHALAWRRIGDFHFAEEITQDTFLQAYKNLATLKNPNQFAGWLYVIANNLCNRWIQKKKPAIQSLEDTPVREIDESSYTHHVSEQRETETTEHRHEIVKKLLKRLPESERTVVTLYYLGEMKPKEIGKFLGVSMNTINSRLRRARKRLQEREELLIQEILGSLQLPTHLMESISRQVANIKPISPPPIGKPLVPWAAFGTAAILVMLALSVGNQYLAHYQKPYSFEAQSEPTIEIVDAPIVLDIDAKLALRNQIGQTVIRGKNNSTNVSTDSENLSIPQSEKRFFGLTLAEIEEKIPELEEEIRTNLTKAVELYTELRSTDGMAGASPEIAAWRDETWQEVKRLFQDLAYTGKILRYRSFLKVTGVEKDPILPGGWIYELMEPLPMGVEPGNASDIPANQDDAKNSLNEN; encoded by the coding sequence ATGGAAAAAGACGACGTTCAACTGATTCGGAGAATCTTGTCAGGTGACGACGAGGCGTTCACTACCTTAGTCGGAAAGTACCAAAAGGGTGTCCACGCGCTTGCGTGGCGCAGGATTGGTGATTTCCACTTCGCTGAAGAAATTACGCAAGATACCTTCCTTCAGGCATACAAGAACCTTGCGACGCTGAAAAATCCCAATCAATTCGCTGGATGGCTTTATGTCATTGCAAACAACCTTTGCAACAGATGGATTCAAAAAAAGAAACCCGCGATACAATCGCTGGAGGATACACCTGTGAGAGAAATAGACGAATCCTCTTACACACATCATGTATCGGAGCAACGAGAAACAGAAACTACCGAGCACCGTCACGAAATCGTCAAAAAACTTCTGAAAAGGCTGCCAGAGAGCGAACGCACGGTAGTGACCCTTTATTATCTTGGCGAAATGAAACCGAAAGAGATTGGCAAGTTTTTAGGTGTATCAATGAACACGATTAACAGTCGGCTCCGTCGGGCGCGAAAGCGTTTACAGGAAAGGGAAGAACTCTTGATTCAGGAGATACTCGGTAGCCTCCAATTACCGACTCATCTAATGGAGAGCATCAGCCGACAAGTTGCCAACATCAAACCAATATCCCCTCCCCCAATTGGGAAACCCCTGGTGCCGTGGGCGGCTTTTGGCACGGCTGCTATTTTGGTTATGTTGGCACTCAGTGTCGGCAATCAATACCTTGCTCACTACCAGAAACCGTATAGTTTCGAGGCACAATCCGAACCTACAATTGAAATTGTTGATGCGCCCATCGTCCTTGATATTGATGCAAAATTGGCACTGCGAAATCAGATCGGACAGACTGTTATTCGCGGTAAGAACAATAGCACAAATGTGTCCACTGATTCTGAAAATCTAAGCATTCCTCAATCTGAAAAACGGTTCTTCGGGCTAACACTTGCTGAAATTGAAGAGAAAATCCCTGAGCTTGAGGAGGAAATCCGAACCAATCTCACCAAGGCGGTGGAACTTTACACTGAACTAAGAAGCACAGATGGAATGGCAGGGGCATCACCCGAAATTGCCGCTTGGCGCGATGAAACATGGCAAGAGGTGAAGCGACTGTTCCAAGATCTCGCTTATACCGGAAAAATTCTGAGATATAGATCTTTTTTGAAGGTAACAGGTGTGGAGAAAGATCCAATACTCCCCGGCGGATGGATCTATGAACTGATGGAACCTTTGCCAATGGGGGTTGAACCGGGTAACGCATCTGATATACCCGCTAATCAAGACGATGCTAAGAATTCCCTCAATGAAAACTGA
- a CDS encoding glucose 1-dehydrogenase, protein MRLKDKVAITTGAASGIGKATAILFAEHGAKVVVADIDEDGANQTVATIRDAGNEATYVQTDVTISDHTERMVQETVSRYGKLDILLSSAGIAMRLPVGDLPEADWHRCLDVNLTGVYLCAKAAIPAMQKNGGGSIINLSSIYGLVGADVRAAYVASKGGVTNLTRGMALDYAEDNIRVNCICPGFVETPLVAGVIKTPEEYKTLADKHPMRRLAQPEEIAYGALYLASDESAFVTGIALPIDGGYTAG, encoded by the coding sequence ATGCGACTCAAAGATAAAGTAGCCATCACGACAGGTGCCGCATCCGGCATTGGAAAAGCCACAGCGATCCTGTTTGCCGAACACGGCGCAAAAGTAGTCGTCGCGGACATCGACGAAGACGGCGCGAACCAGACCGTTGCTACCATCCGAGATGCGGGCAACGAAGCAACCTATGTCCAAACCGACGTGACAATTTCAGACCATACCGAACGGATGGTGCAGGAAACCGTCAGCAGATACGGAAAATTGGATATTTTGTTGAGCAGTGCCGGAATCGCAATGCGACTCCCCGTTGGCGATCTGCCGGAAGCGGACTGGCATCGTTGTTTAGATGTCAATCTCACCGGTGTCTACCTCTGTGCCAAGGCAGCAATCCCTGCCATGCAGAAAAACGGCGGTGGCTCCATTATCAACCTGTCCTCCATCTACGGCCTTGTCGGTGCAGACGTTCGGGCAGCCTACGTTGCCTCCAAAGGTGGCGTGACAAATCTCACCCGTGGAATGGCACTCGACTACGCAGAGGACAATATCCGAGTCAACTGTATCTGTCCCGGTTTCGTTGAAACGCCGTTAGTCGCCGGTGTTATCAAAACGCCAGAGGAATATAAGACGCTTGCGGACAAGCATCCGATGCGGCGACTCGCCCAGCCCGAAGAGATTGCCTACGGCGCGCTATACCTCGCCTCCGACGAATCCGCATTCGTTACAGGGATTGCCCTACCAATTGATGGCGGTTATACCGCTGGATAA
- a CDS encoding fumarylacetoacetate hydrolase family protein gives MRLVTFQTKSTDSAPRLGAWITGDQIVDLTAVAPDMIQFFEQNCIADAQKHIDQAANSADTSDSIFSVADVQLLAPFPRPASLRDFGVFKTHMDAASRITGKEISQEWFKLPNYYRGSTSPSSIAGHEALVTWPNYTEKLDFELEWGIYIGKTGKNISIKEAPEYIAGYTVYNDISARDIQFRHMTLALGPAKGKDFDNSNIMGPCLVTPDEIDDPYNLRMIARINGEVWADGSTSDMYYSFAEMISFVSQSETLHPGEFLGSGTVGKGCGWELNRWIQPGDVIELEVENIGVLRNRIGEPEVNPAEWTEKGL, from the coding sequence ATGAGACTTGTTACCTTTCAAACCAAATCGACAGATAGCGCACCAAGACTCGGTGCGTGGATTACCGGCGACCAAATCGTTGACCTCACGGCAGTTGCCCCAGACATGATCCAGTTCTTTGAACAGAATTGCATCGCTGACGCACAAAAACATATTGATCAGGCTGCTAACAGTGCTGATACCTCCGACAGTATCTTCTCTGTTGCCGACGTGCAGCTGCTCGCGCCGTTCCCGCGTCCGGCAAGTCTGCGAGATTTCGGTGTATTCAAAACCCACATGGATGCCGCCTCACGCATTACCGGTAAAGAAATCTCGCAAGAGTGGTTTAAACTGCCCAATTACTATCGCGGCAGCACAAGCCCATCTTCCATCGCTGGGCACGAAGCTCTCGTTACGTGGCCCAACTATACCGAGAAACTCGATTTTGAACTGGAGTGGGGGATCTATATCGGCAAAACTGGGAAAAATATCTCAATAAAAGAAGCTCCGGAATACATCGCTGGCTATACCGTTTACAACGATATTAGTGCTCGTGACATCCAATTCCGGCACATGACGTTGGCACTCGGTCCCGCCAAAGGAAAGGACTTTGATAACAGCAATATCATGGGGCCCTGTCTCGTTACACCAGATGAAATTGATGACCCGTACAACCTCCGAATGATTGCCAGAATCAACGGCGAGGTCTGGGCAGACGGAAGTACATCGGATATGTATTACTCCTTCGCTGAGATGATTTCGTTTGTTTCACAATCAGAGACGCTCCATCCAGGCGAGTTTTTAGGCTCCGGTACTGTTGGAAAAGGATGTGGGTGGGAACTCAATCGTTGGATTCAACCCGGTGATGTGATTGAACTTGAAGTCGAAAACATCGGCGTGCTCAGAAACCGAATCGGTGAACCGGAAGTGAATCCGGCAGAATGGACCGAAAAAGGTCTTTGA
- a CDS encoding HEPN domain-containing protein: MVTRQDIQTTCDDIVREFSPLQITLFGSYAYGTPTESSDVDLLVVMPVPKSETRQRETEIRKHLARPFRLHVLVHSPEDLAYRLVYNDWFLREITEKGEVLYETANFFLKPVKKEKHAMNPLTEEWVEKAEGDYTVAQQSEQGQNPVNDVICFLAQQCVEKYLKAWLQEANIPFPRTHDLQELLTLIVSALPAWDAWREDFSKLSEHAVDPRYPGKFATADETAHAMRICNEVRRTVRQQLKLPLDGTNDKKH, from the coding sequence ATGGTTACCCGTCAAGATATTCAAACGACATGTGATGACATCGTGCGCGAGTTCTCTCCGCTACAGATTACTCTTTTTGGTTCTTATGCGTATGGCACGCCGACGGAGTCCTCCGATGTTGATTTGCTGGTAGTCATGCCGGTGCCGAAATCGGAAACCCGCCAGCGAGAGACAGAAATTCGGAAGCACCTCGCGCGTCCTTTCCGTCTACATGTGCTTGTGCATTCGCCTGAAGACCTGGCATACCGTCTTGTATATAACGATTGGTTTCTCCGAGAGATCACTGAAAAAGGCGAGGTGCTTTATGAAACTGCTAATTTTTTCTTGAAACCTGTAAAGAAGGAAAAACACGCGATGAATCCGTTGACAGAGGAATGGGTGGAGAAAGCTGAAGGCGATTATACTGTGGCACAACAATCCGAGCAAGGACAGAATCCGGTAAATGATGTTATCTGCTTCCTGGCTCAGCAGTGTGTTGAAAAGTATCTAAAGGCGTGGCTTCAAGAGGCGAACATCCCGTTTCCAAGGACCCACGATTTACAAGAGTTGTTGACCCTGATAGTCTCGGCTCTTCCTGCTTGGGATGCTTGGCGAGAAGATTTTTCAAAGTTGTCGGAACATGCGGTTGACCCACGCTATCCTGGGAAATTCGCGACCGCGGACGAAACCGCACACGCGATGCGTATCTGCAATGAAGTTCGACGGACTGTTCGCCAACAGCTGAAACTGCCACTTGATGGAACGAACGATAAGAAACACTAA
- a CDS encoding HEPN domain-containing protein has translation MVTRKEIQATCDDIVREFSPLQIILFGSYTYGTPTESSDVDLLVVMPVPKSETRQREIEIRKRLARPFRLHVLVHSPEDLAYRLVYNDWFLREITEKGEVLYETANFFLKPVKKEERAMNPLTEEWVEKAEGDYSVAQQVLQGQNPVNDAICFHAQQCIEKYLKAWLQEANIPFPRTHDLQELLNLIVPALPAWDAWREDFSKLSEHAVDPRYPGKFATTDETAHAMRICNEVRRAVREDLKLSLDVTEN, from the coding sequence ATGGTTACGCGAAAAGAGATTCAAGCGACATGTGATGACATCGTGCGCGAGTTCTCGCCACTACAGATTATTCTCTTTGGTTCTTATACGTATGGCACGCCGACGGAGTCCTCCGATGTTGATTTACTGGTTGTCATGCCGGTGCCGAAATCGGAAACCCGCCAGCGAGAGATAGAAATTCGGAAGCGTCTCGCGCGTCCTTTTCGCCTGCATGTGCTTGTGCATTCGCCTGAAGACCTGGCATACCGTCTTGTATATAACGATTGGTTTCTCCGAGAGATCACTGAAAAAGGCGAGGTGCTTTATGAAACTGCTAATTTTTTCTTGAAACCTGTAAAGAAGGAAGAACGCGCGATGAATCCGTTGACAGAGGAATGGGTGGAGAAAGCTGAAGGTGATTACTCTGTGGCGCAGCAAGTGCTTCAAGGACAAAATCCAGTAAATGATGCTATCTGTTTCCACGCTCAGCAGTGTATTGAAAAGTATCTAAAGGCATGGCTTCAAGAGGCGAACATCCCGTTTCCAAGGACCCACGATTTACAAGAGTTATTGAATCTGATAGTCCCGGCTCTTCCTGCTTGGGATGCTTGGCGAGAAGATTTTTCAAAGTTGTCGGAACATGCGGTTGATCCGCGCTATCCTGGGAAATTCGCGACCACGGACGAAACAGCACACGCGATGCGTATCTGCAATGAAGTTCGGCGAGCCGTTCGCGAGGATCTAAAACTATCGCTTGATGTAACCGAAAACTAA
- a CDS encoding ATP-binding cassette domain-containing protein: MIEVQNITKNYGPFQALRDISFQVDKGQIVGFLGPNGAGKTTTMRILTCFMPASSGRVTIAGYDVFKASREVRKRIGYLPENVPLYPEMTVTKYLTYMAKIRSVPRGSIKAQLDNAIEACGLTERRHQIIGQLSRGFRQRVGLAQALIHEPDVLILDEPTSGLDPRQIVEIRELIKALGKERTILFSTHILPEASLTCERLIIISRGEITGDVQLKDGRAVSRQSDASDNSTEDLQLASSILALEVAGAPAEDISAALKDIENVIEVEQRSASTDASTTFHLHYTLATDIRADVAETIVGRGWRLLEMHTTEMSLEELFLSLTV; encoded by the coding sequence ATGATTGAAGTCCAAAATATCACAAAAAACTATGGTCCTTTCCAAGCACTCAGGGACATCTCGTTTCAGGTAGACAAGGGACAAATCGTTGGTTTCCTCGGTCCCAACGGTGCAGGGAAAACAACAACGATGCGGATCCTCACCTGTTTTATGCCTGCAAGTAGCGGACGCGTTACCATCGCTGGATACGATGTTTTCAAAGCGTCACGAGAGGTTCGGAAACGCATCGGATACCTCCCCGAAAACGTCCCACTTTATCCAGAAATGACAGTGACGAAGTATCTGACCTATATGGCAAAAATCCGCAGCGTGCCGCGCGGCAGTATCAAAGCGCAGCTGGATAACGCCATTGAGGCGTGTGGACTCACCGAACGCCGACATCAGATCATCGGGCAATTGTCTCGTGGTTTCCGCCAGCGAGTCGGTTTAGCACAAGCACTTATCCATGAGCCAGACGTTTTAATCCTCGATGAACCCACCTCTGGATTGGATCCGCGGCAAATTGTCGAAATCCGAGAATTAATCAAGGCACTCGGCAAGGAACGGACGATTCTGTTCAGCACCCACATTTTACCCGAAGCCAGTCTTACATGTGAACGGTTGATTATTATCAGCAGGGGCGAAATTACTGGGGATGTCCAGTTGAAAGATGGGCGTGCTGTATCCAGACAAAGCGATGCGTCTGACAACAGTACAGAGGATTTACAACTCGCCTCCTCAATTCTCGCACTTGAGGTAGCAGGTGCGCCAGCAGAGGATATATCGGCAGCACTTAAGGACATCGAGAACGTGATTGAAGTTGAGCAACGCTCTGCAAGTACAGATGCCTCGACCACCTTCCATCTTCACTATACGCTGGCAACCGACATTCGCGCAGATGTTGCAGAGACCATTGTTGGACGTGGATGGCGGCTGCTTGAAATGCACACAACTGAAATGTCTTTGGAGGAACTGTTCCTCTCCTTAACGGTATAG
- a CDS encoding metallophosphoesterase produces MILFKFAFITDTHLYLNAPRNFAGGLQQQKNSLALYEKLVEQLNTFEPNFVVHGGDIVCGGKSFDMSAEEYEATLDGAQQLGQRMNAPCYYIPGNHDLHPETGSKDAFLARFSTNSMGSISFVHENIRFILLDSQEVPEDLTHGYISTNQLAWAERELKRARDYEQEVFIFSHQLPFPSVEFQGIGSRVANSAEVLEIVSPFDKQILAFFCGHLHLNRVFREQGMLCIVSSGVICYPMMWKQVLVYPDRVEVNSVTVDLPDVRAESEAVQPDNNPYLLGRDRDLNFSIPRNPQSC; encoded by the coding sequence ATGATACTTTTTAAATTTGCCTTTATTACGGACACACATCTGTATTTAAACGCGCCAAGAAACTTCGCAGGTGGACTTCAGCAACAAAAAAACAGTCTCGCACTCTATGAAAAGTTGGTTGAACAACTGAACACCTTTGAACCCAACTTTGTGGTTCATGGCGGAGATATCGTGTGTGGCGGTAAGAGTTTCGACATGTCTGCTGAAGAATACGAAGCCACGCTTGACGGCGCGCAACAACTCGGACAACGCATGAATGCCCCCTGTTATTACATCCCGGGTAATCACGATTTACATCCGGAGACAGGTTCCAAAGATGCCTTCTTGGCACGCTTCAGCACCAACAGCATGGGCTCCATCAGTTTTGTGCATGAAAACATCCGATTTATTCTCCTTGATTCACAGGAGGTACCGGAAGACCTCACACACGGGTATATCAGCACCAACCAGTTGGCATGGGCGGAGCGCGAATTAAAAAGAGCACGAGATTACGAGCAGGAAGTTTTCATCTTTTCGCATCAACTCCCTTTTCCGAGTGTTGAGTTTCAAGGGATCGGTTCACGAGTCGCTAACTCCGCGGAGGTCCTCGAAATCGTCTCTCCTTTTGATAAACAGATTTTAGCGTTCTTTTGTGGACATCTGCATCTCAACCGCGTTTTCAGAGAACAAGGCATGTTATGTATCGTCTCTTCCGGCGTTATCTGTTATCCGATGATGTGGAAGCAAGTGTTAGTTTACCCAGATAGAGTTGAGGTGAATTCCGTGACTGTTGACCTACCGGATGTCCGCGCTGAATCGGAGGCAGTTCAACCAGACAACAACCCATATTTGTTGGGCAGAGATCGGGATTTAAATTTCAGCATTCCGCGGAACCCCCAATCTTGTTAG
- a CDS encoding class I SAM-dependent methyltransferase, with amino-acid sequence MLTDNQDAYGHLLSDYHNGRENVEIVEREDRFIDTSRLGPLNYFAEYADWAEHQKLAMVDATGRVLDIGCGAGRHCLYLQEQGHDVLGTDISPLAIQTCKSRGLKNALISPITQLSSKMGTFDTILMMGHNFGLVGNYKRAKWLLKRFAAMTTDTAKIIAETMDPYQTTEPVHLAYHQFNRDRGRMSGQLRLRIRYRQYTTPWFDYLFVSKAEIEDILDDTKWQVERYIDAANTPTYVAILSKRVHS; translated from the coding sequence GTGCTAACCGACAACCAAGATGCCTACGGGCACCTCCTTTCAGATTATCATAACGGTCGAGAAAACGTCGAAATTGTGGAGAGAGAAGATAGATTTATCGATACAAGCCGTCTGGGACCCCTTAACTATTTCGCTGAATATGCGGATTGGGCTGAACACCAAAAACTCGCTATGGTGGATGCTACCGGACGCGTTTTAGATATTGGCTGTGGTGCAGGACGGCACTGCCTCTATTTACAAGAACAGGGGCACGATGTTTTAGGAACGGACATCTCACCATTAGCCATTCAGACCTGTAAAAGTCGTGGACTCAAAAATGCTCTTATCAGCCCAATCACGCAGTTAAGTTCCAAGATGGGTACATTTGACACAATTCTCATGATGGGACATAATTTCGGACTCGTTGGAAACTATAAAAGAGCAAAGTGGTTATTGAAACGTTTCGCGGCTATGACAACAGATACCGCGAAAATTATCGCCGAAACAATGGATCCATATCAAACGACGGAACCGGTTCATTTAGCCTATCATCAATTTAACCGGGATCGGGGACGCATGAGTGGACAACTGCGCCTGCGAATCCGTTACCGGCAATATACCACGCCGTGGTTTGATTATCTGTTTGTTTCAAAAGCCGAGATAGAGGACATCCTTGATGACACAAAGTGGCAGGTTGAACGCTATATAGACGCAGCCAATACACCAACTTATGTTGCAATTCTATCCAAACGTGTGCATTCTTGA
- a CDS encoding sulfatase-like hydrolase/transferase has protein sequence MQPNFIIFLTDDQGYGDLSCMGATDFKTPHLDRMAAEGARFTDWYSNSPVCSPSRASLLTGRYPCHAGVRSILAGHRTATGLPPSVPSLATALKERGYYTAMSGKWHLGLAEGSRPEHHGFDDWFGFMAGCIDFFSHIFYWALGQPGIDQTHDLWENGEEIYRNGEYFTELITEYAIRYIRKSVELGKPFFLYVPYNAPHYPMHAPQKYVDRFPNLPWDRQIMAAMLSAVDDSVGEIFAELERLGLAENTFSYFQSDNGPSRETRNWLDGTQDPYYGGTAGKLKGHKFSLYEGGIRSPGIMNWPQRIPAGQVIDEVGAAMDVFPTFLAAAGGDTSEYELDGLDVLPMVTNGESTPHSKIYWEMGKQTAVRRGNWKLVLNGQLVEGAPPEDDVHLADLETDMGETRNLKDDHPELTTELTESAQAWREGIETHWETKWVNPNGTTSYVKES, from the coding sequence ATGCAACCTAATTTCATTATCTTTCTAACGGACGACCAAGGATACGGCGACCTATCCTGCATGGGTGCGACGGACTTCAAAACACCACACCTCGACAGAATGGCAGCTGAGGGTGCCCGCTTCACAGATTGGTACTCAAATTCACCCGTCTGCTCCCCGTCGCGCGCGTCCCTATTGACAGGACGATACCCATGTCACGCTGGAGTTCGCTCGATTTTAGCAGGACATCGGACCGCCACAGGACTACCACCCTCCGTTCCTTCACTTGCGACGGCACTTAAGGAACGCGGCTACTACACGGCAATGTCTGGAAAGTGGCATTTAGGACTCGCCGAGGGTTCACGTCCGGAACACCACGGGTTCGACGACTGGTTCGGATTCATGGCAGGGTGCATCGACTTCTTTTCGCATATCTTCTACTGGGCTTTAGGACAGCCTGGCATCGACCAAACACACGACCTTTGGGAAAACGGTGAAGAGATATACCGAAACGGTGAGTATTTTACGGAACTCATCACCGAATATGCTATCCGATATATCCGAAAGTCGGTTGAACTCGGCAAACCTTTTTTCCTCTATGTCCCTTACAACGCACCGCACTACCCGATGCACGCACCGCAAAAATACGTGGATCGGTTCCCGAATTTGCCTTGGGATAGACAAATTATGGCAGCGATGCTCAGTGCAGTTGACGATAGCGTTGGCGAAATTTTTGCCGAATTAGAGCGACTCGGACTCGCAGAAAACACCTTTTCCTATTTCCAGAGTGACAACGGTCCCTCACGCGAAACCCGAAATTGGTTAGACGGTACACAAGACCCCTACTACGGCGGCACCGCCGGTAAACTGAAAGGACATAAATTCAGCCTCTACGAAGGCGGTATCCGTTCACCCGGAATTATGAATTGGCCCCAGCGAATCCCCGCAGGTCAGGTAATTGATGAAGTCGGCGCAGCAATGGATGTATTCCCAACTTTCCTCGCTGCAGCAGGTGGAGATACTTCCGAATACGAACTTGACGGACTCGATGTTCTACCGATGGTGACAAATGGTGAGTCTACACCGCACAGCAAAATCTACTGGGAGATGGGCAAGCAAACTGCCGTGCGTCGCGGCAATTGGAAATTGGTACTCAACGGTCAATTGGTAGAAGGGGCACCTCCCGAAGACGATGTGCATCTGGCGGATCTCGAAACCGATATGGGTGAAACGAGAAATCTGAAAGACGATCACCCGGAACTTACCACCGAACTCACAGAGTCAGCACAGGCATGGCGCGAAGGCATTGAAACGCATTGGGAAACCAAATGGGTCAATCCGAACGGGACAACCAGCTACGTCAAGGAATCATAA
- a CDS encoding YifB family Mg chelatase-like AAA ATPase codes for MLATVLSSAMLGIDAYIVKVEVDVAGGMPYFSTVGLPDSAIKESRDRVTAAIKNSGFYFPPTRITANLAPADIRKAGSAFDLPIAIGVMAATNQVSLESLENTMILGELALDGSIRGIPGGLPIAITAKENNIQNLILPAENAREAAIVEDVNVYPVASLSEAAAFLNSEKEIVPEPHTLNTDEDTEASEPLLDLLDVKGQEHVKRAIEVAAAGGHNLIMIGPPGSGKTMVAKRIPSILPRLSIDESLETTKIQSTIGILPSDTPLVVTRPYRSPHHTISDAGLIGGGKIPRPGEVSLAHNGVLFLDELPEFRRNVLEVMRQPLEDRQVTISRASASLTYPANFMLVAAMNPCPCGFFSDPSRDCKCAPNQIQNYVSRISGPLLDRIDIQVEVPAVKHAELAAETTGETSAHVQERVEAARQVQHQRFAGTTIHANANMESKQIREYCKVDDQAQDLLRVAINQLGLSARAYDRILKVARTIADLDRNPNIEAMHVSEAIQYRSLDRSFWKE; via the coding sequence ATGCTCGCAACGGTACTAAGCAGTGCGATGTTGGGAATTGATGCCTATATAGTGAAAGTCGAGGTAGATGTCGCCGGTGGAATGCCGTACTTCAGCACAGTTGGCTTACCGGACAGTGCGATCAAAGAGAGTCGGGACCGGGTTACTGCAGCCATCAAGAACTCCGGTTTCTACTTCCCTCCAACCCGTATCACGGCAAACTTAGCACCTGCTGACATCCGAAAAGCGGGCTCAGCGTTTGATCTTCCCATCGCAATCGGCGTTATGGCGGCTACAAATCAAGTAAGCCTGGAAAGTCTTGAGAATACCATGATTCTGGGCGAACTCGCACTCGACGGAAGCATCCGCGGTATACCCGGTGGACTCCCTATAGCCATCACTGCAAAAGAGAACAACATTCAAAATCTCATTTTACCTGCTGAAAACGCGAGAGAGGCGGCGATTGTTGAAGATGTGAACGTCTATCCGGTTGCGAGTTTGTCAGAGGCTGCAGCGTTCCTCAATTCGGAGAAGGAAATAGTACCAGAACCACACACGCTCAATACTGACGAGGACACCGAAGCCTCAGAACCGCTCCTTGATCTACTCGATGTGAAAGGGCAAGAACACGTTAAGCGCGCGATTGAAGTTGCCGCTGCAGGTGGGCATAATCTTATCATGATCGGACCGCCCGGTTCGGGAAAGACCATGGTTGCGAAGCGGATTCCATCAATCCTGCCGAGACTCTCTATAGACGAATCCTTAGAAACGACGAAGATCCAAAGCACTATCGGCATTCTCCCAAGCGACACCCCTTTGGTCGTGACGCGTCCATATCGCTCACCACATCACACGATTTCAGACGCAGGCTTAATCGGCGGTGGAAAGATACCACGACCCGGTGAAGTGAGCCTTGCACATAACGGTGTGCTTTTTTTAGATGAACTCCCCGAATTCCGACGAAACGTTCTTGAAGTCATGCGACAACCACTTGAGGATCGGCAAGTGACCATCTCCCGTGCATCAGCATCGCTCACTTATCCCGCAAACTTCATGCTCGTTGCTGCCATGAATCCTTGTCCCTGTGGATTTTTCAGCGACCCAAGTCGAGACTGTAAGTGCGCACCCAACCAGATTCAGAACTATGTTTCCCGTATCTCTGGTCCACTATTGGATAGAATCGACATCCAGGTGGAAGTCCCAGCGGTGAAACATGCGGAACTCGCCGCCGAGACAACGGGTGAAACCTCGGCACACGTCCAAGAACGCGTTGAGGCAGCACGTCAAGTCCAACACCAACGCTTCGCTGGAACAACAATACACGCCAATGCAAACATGGAATCGAAGCAGATACGAGAATACTGCAAAGTTGACGACCAAGCACAAGATCTGCTTCGGGTTGCGATTAATCAATTAGGGCTGAGTGCCCGCGCCTATGACCGGATTTTGAAGGTAGCACGCACCATTGCAGACTTGGATCGAAACCCGAATATAGAGGCGATGCATGTCTCTGAAGCCATACAATACCGGAGTTTAGATCGAAGTTTCTGGAAAGAGTAA